The Cherax quadricarinatus isolate ZL_2023a chromosome 51, ASM3850222v1, whole genome shotgun sequence DNA window GATTTCGTTACATTTCTTATCTAATTAAATACCTCTTTCTGGAGACCAAAGCAAGTTAATTTTTCTAAATTTTCCAGTAGAAATTAAGTGTCATGGTTCCTGGGAAGGACATAAAACCCAAATGAAAATAAGCCACAATGCTTGACTGTCCTTGGTTATTAACCCTCCGGAGTTAGCAAAGCCAAATCTTTCTTCTTCTTGATACAGGAGGAGAGCGAGTGCTGAGGTGTGAGGCCAACAGCAACCCTCGGGTGGGTGCTGGGGCTCGCACCAGGGACTTACACTTCACCGACAGCCACGACTTCACCGCCTGCATCAGGTTCCAGTTCCTCAGGTTGCAGAGGATGAACATCGTGTTCCGAGTCCTCGCTAACGGGACAAGACCACTCCTGCAGCTGGGTGGGTGGTTCTCAGTCGTTTCTATCTTTTATTAGTGTAAACAAAAATCTAACTTAAAATTGACAAGACGTATACTACGCATCCCTGTGATTTTTTTTCATTTGGTTAATCAACTGGACAACCTTGAGGAAAGTTAATTCTTAAAGCCAGATTAATTTCCGAATTAAAGACTTGTTCATGATGTTGTGAATTGATTTTCAGAAAGGAATAATAAACATATGATCAGTAGTGTACTCAAGAAGCTTATGTGAACTAAGGACAAGTTGGAGCCTTTATAAACCATCCACTAGTCAAGAGAGAAGACCAGAAGAAAATGAACGTTCGTAGCCTAGTGGTCAGACTAGCCAATGATTAATCTCGTCAGAGAGGTTGCAAGACTGATTATCGGTACTTTCTATGCAGTACTCTTAGTTTTTACTGAGTGTTACTGAAGCTTTCAACCATATCTTCAGTAAGATTATTTTAGTTAGATTTTTTCGTATAGATAATAGTGTGTGtttatacttgtgtgtgtgtgtgtgtgttattattacGGTGTAGGGCATTCACTCAGAAGGCGGCGGAGGTCCaatcctccgtcttctaatagcTGTACTCACCCCGTTCTTGTGTGCTGCAGAACTGAGCGTGGAGAAGGTTCGTGTGGCTGTGTCCTACCAGTATAAGTACGTGTTGCTGAACCGATGGCTTCGTCCTTACCGCTGGTACTTCGCTTGCCTCGCCCACGATTTTGCCCACACTCAGGTGCTGGTTTCTCTCGACGGCCTGCCCTTGCAGACccacaacctcactctaactCAGGGTGAGTGGGCCACCGACCTAACGGTAGGGTATGTCGATCCAATCAACTACCCTGGTATATCCTTCATTGGTGACGTGACCCAGTTTAATATATGGAACAGGATTTTGAGCCAAAAAGAAGTGAAGGACTTGGCTCACTGTCGGCTCGTCCTTAATGGTGATGTTATCAGCTGGGATCGCAAGTGGGAGGTGCAGAATGTGGAGGAGTACGAGGTGGATTTGTGGGACCTTTGTCATCAACGCAAGCCTCGAAGCTTCCAGGTATTCCCACCTATGACCTATAAGGAGAATGTCTACATGTGTGATGCTCTGGGAGGCTTCGTGCCCATACCTAATAACTTGTCTGATGTGACAGCCATTGTCTCTGGGGCACTGGAATCGCGGCCTGATTGCCAGCAGATGTGGCTCAACATCGAAGACGTGGCACAAGAGGGAGTGTGGCACTACCATGACAGTGGCCAAGTTGCTATGGACATACCCTGGGCCATCGACGAGCCAAACGGCCTATACTACGAGAACTGCGGTGGCATCGAGGCTGAGGGCGTGGTGGACGCTGACTGCCAGACTCCTCGATGCCTATGCTGTGCTGTTGAGCACGACGTCATTCTCACTATGAGGGGGTCATGTGAGACTCTGGCCCACGACATGAATTACATGATGAGTTTCGAGAACGACCATAGAGTCTTCGTGGGCTATGGCGACTACAAGATCCTCCACAACGGTACTCACTGGATCTGGCTCAACCACCAGCTCAACCAGACTGTAGCGTACTTACTGCCCTCCACCAGTCACTACCCGATGGGACGGCAAATGTGGCAGCTGCAGCGACCAGTGTGTGACCAGAAGAGCGGCGACTCACGGcgactgctgctgtcagtgtgtgaCGAAGGCGAGTACACTTGCGACGACGGCACCTGTATCATCCTGGACCATCGGTGTGACCTCAAGTATGACTGCCGTGACAAGAGTGACGAGGCAGACTGTTTGCTGGTCCGCCTACCTCAGGACTACAAGGTGggtcctggtaaagtgtatgtggaaaattgcatttatctgaatgtatcattatatacataacagtaaatgaacattgataattattatttatcagttagacaagtgggaatttgggacacctaggtcacaaaaaatgtcccccttcgatacctaccactgtcatatccacaagttgctctggacctattaattaaatgaattatacatcaccaggaatgctggtaaatatataaattttgtggactgtatattaaaaataataaatggttatatatatacacaattacataacagaaggaaaatatatcttaatatcactcaccaatttgactggagattaatgtgtcatgtacaggacccccccttttgcctacatttatgaagaatttactggccagaaattaaacataatttagacagcttatctgaggttcctggagttgtcctgtcctgtcgcctgattctcaaattatgcaggaatgcacatccaacaatttcgcctcctatttgagaggtgtcagcccgattttaacctctagagcacgaaaaactcttcccattattcacaacgtgttattcaattcaaacaaaatggcgactgtcccttctccccaggctcagtttcccattttctatgacataaatgttattaaatacagtatggccatctatatacatataaatactgaatttctggaaaatatatacagtattttccacagtgtaGGTAATGAAGCTATATTTCCCTTCCTCGTATCAGACCTGGTTGCCTCTCatgccccaggcgctgtatgccGCTTACGAGTTTATCActtccattattataataaatctAACCAAAAAAGTATGCAGTTTAAAAATagtctattattattaattattatctgtatagcccttgtggcttaatgcttcttttttattatattaataataatattaattattattattactactactactattatattactattaaaatattattattattattattattattattattattattattattattattattattatttattaatcacAGACTAGCGTGGCACCTCGTCTACTTCGTGAGAGAGGAAGCTGTGAAGCCCTGGAGGTGCGAGGAATGGTGACGGTGGGTAACCTCCGCGTTGATACTTCGGAGATGATCCTTAAAGTCGCCTTCAACCTCACCCTTGTCTGGAAGGAGCCTCGCGCTACCTACCTCAACCTCAAAGCTGATTCCAGGtacgctagagagagagagaggtgaagggagAGCGAGAAAGGTGAAATTATGGGGAAAAATGGCCCGAATCTCCTGGCGCAAGTGTTTTCCGATGGTGGAAGTCAAAAAGGCTGAACTGGCCTAAGATAGTCATAAGGCTTCTGTCACAGGATGAACCCGAACTAAGATAATCCTACTACCTCTTGTCACAGGCTGAACCcagtggagggtagtgtgagggaggtgtggaggccaAGTGTGGTGCTATTTAACACCGTCGACGCCGCCCCAGTCACCGCCCCGACCCTTACATATGTCCTTCGCCAGGGTTCCCACACCGGCACCGATAACTCCGTCCCTGAGGAAGGTAAGTCATAGACGAAGTAAATCCTAGAGAAGTGTATTTCCTTGAATATAAATCCTTCAGCAGCGTCGTTCCATTTAGCTGTATAGTTCCCCGAGGAAGGTGAGTTCAAATCACGGAACTGGTGAGTTCAAATCACGGAACAGGTGGGTTCAAATCACGGAACTGGTGGGttcaaatcacggaacgggtgggttcaaatcacggaacgggtgggttcaaatcacagaacgggttggTTCAAATCACGGAACTGGTGGGTTCAAATCATGGAACGAGTGGcttcaaatcacagaacgggtggattCAAATCACAGAACGGATGGGCTCAAATCACAGAACTGGTGGgttcaaatcacagaacgggtgggttcaaatcacggaacgggtgggttcaaatcacggaacgggtggtttCAAATCATAGAACTGGTGGGttcaaatcacggaacgggtgggttcAAATCACAGAACGGATGGGCTCAAATCACAGAACTGGTGGgttcaaatcacagaacgggtgggttcaaatcacggaacgggtgggttcaaatcacggaacgggtgggttcaaatcacggaacgggtggtttCAAATCATAGAACtggtgggttcaaatcccacccgttccgtgatttgtttgcaatcgtgttattacgatttcctgagtttttttttatatatttttgcttAGAGCTTAGCGATATAATGTAAACCCTTCCTAACTAAGCTTATTTTCCCTTTCATTATTTCATTTGGTTAGACAGCGGAAATCATTTGATCTCTAACTCATTATTGTAGCCAGATATAAGCATGCAAATAGTTCATTACCGCTGTAACTtatctatcaaaactttggggcctagctcctggacacattatgtgtCTCTAAtctgactactacccacaccatgggtatggggtgcataataatgatattaaattGAAACTAACTCCCTGACAGTTCGTTTGTACCGAGGTCAAGACAACCCACTAGTGGAGGAGAGGAAGTACCAGGCCTCCTTTACCTGTGACTTCGACCTGGCTCGCTATCCTTTCGACGAGCAGACTTGCTATCTCATTTTCCAACTCGCTGCCGGAAGCTCAGATTACCTCAGGTGAATTGGATTAAGGTTTTTGTAAGCCTTAGGCCTAGAGTGGGCCCTAGACACACTCAGAAAAACGAATGAACTAACATCATTAAAACATATACACAGCTTTATATTGAAATGTAATCAGCCTGAGTACAACCTCTGTACTTTTACAGGTGGGGGACAGAGAACAGCTGGGCCAAGTATACTGGAAGTACACTGCTGATGGAGTACACTGTTGGTCCTGTCACACTGCTACACACTCCATCCCTCCTCAAGGCCAGTAGCAGCCGTATCTAGTCTTTATAGCTGTCATGCTGTATTCTTGATAAATATAAAGAATAATACACAGGTTGCAAAACAATCTCTCATTGggagaacgtttcgctctgtatggAGCTCTATCAAGTCAAAATaaactgataaagctctacacagtgacaGGTTGTAGCAGTAAGAGCTTGTTGTGCAGTATGTATTATAGTCTGCATCCAGTGTTTATGCTAACACAAACCACTCAAACAAGCCTAACTGCCTTAAATATTAAAAACAAATTTGTGCACTGGTAGGTAACACTTGCATGCATTAATACAGTATGAAACAtctgtgaacatcaaaatggtatacaataccgacaggttgttaggtaagacacatatgcaacagttagacaactttattccgaaacgtttcgcctacacagtaggcttcttcagtcgaatacagaaagtaggcaggaacagtagagatgtgaagacgatgtaatcagtccatcacccttgtaatcgtagaatttgaggttgtcagtccctcggcctggagaagttcagttccatagtctgtattcgacgtttcggaataaagttgtctaactgttgcatatgtgtcttacctaacatgaaACATctgtaaagataataataatagtgtttaatctacaagtacatgtacaaggtacacaagccTGACTGACATTTATGTGAACCTGTATTTATGTGATGAATTCTGttcacatttttttttgtgattctTAATTTTTGGATTATTTTACAATAATGTGTCTTCAGACTATAATGTTCTTTCACATTTAATTAATTCACGTTTAATTACTGTCTCATTAAATTGTTtcacatttaataataataataataataataataataataatagttaataataattaatattaataactaATAATGagtaaataattaataataataacaataatgagtaaataataattaataacaataataattaataatatatatactgagcGGTATATTTCTCTCAGTATTGTCTGATGGTGCAAAAGTTatgtgcaaccttaatgaccccattaaccaacccaacTTCGCGTTGAATTATACACCATCCCACCACTAACCAACCGTCAGCGTGCCTCggctttctggtgttttcacggtcgctcttacgtgctagaactttaatttgtgtcatcaatcctatacgatacatccctctagcgcctggaaccaatcttgggcggaaaacattatatactgagtcaaaaaaggagaattagtgtgcattacctagcagagtttactgccagaggggaatcataggcctgtttcccgtgtgaaaaaaaataataataattgaacgttgtgtcagaggaaagaaagtctccctgaaagcattgagtatacatagtgtatagtgtatactacagtggctccctagtatattgatgataaaggctaaagtgtcatttgaaaacaggtgaatttgtaaatgaagtgataagcctatagaggcaggtgccagaagtcgccagaaacttaccacaggtcagctgtttttaataatcttcctggcctgctagtgtactcgcatataatctagtgataccagtgaatagcagaatacagtgttgtagtagcaactaaccagtattataatggtacttagtggagtggagtgactttcattagtttcattttcttgaaatacgagacgttactgtgaatttcatataacctgtagttaccagcggtcgcaatatacacaacgagaagcaattattactacagaaaaagcgtccttcctccaaaatttgcaccagtcaactatagtgataatatagcatttattgtggtggagacggaaaaacaaaaatagaaaagccagatacagcgattgataaacaaagaggtcgactgtacgtcattgtaggagctgccagatatcaccggctcttcaacacgcaagttatacttttgtatcagtcaaatcacatattactcgggtagataatttccagtagatccttcatgtgttagctcaaatcaccgaccagtatgttttaaataagtgacccactgatcagagcagatcgactggtccgaacccttgactggtccgaacccgggactggtttcaaacagtttcgttggacaataaagcagactgtaaacggatgggtttgtaggcgcccttataaacacaaacattaaaaatcaggaacgtgacggtaagctgtccaatatacaaaaagagttagaaacagaaatacaaatagctagagcttcatttaaggttattaatataatattcaagaggttgctagtagacttgcagtaaatcaaccattcaaatcattatgaagctgtgtgtagtctgtggtcagtcaaacaaacgggctaccacatggataaattgtcatttttgtggaaattggtgtcacgctccttgtgcagatatcccagaactagctacaagcagtattaaaacagagaagtgtttttgggtatgcccaaatgaggaaaatctgtggactaaaatcacaagggtattaaaagaggataacatcaaagctgctttcatagaaaacctggaagctttctacaacagatgggaacataaaaagtccgggctgaatggtactgcccttgatactggccatgtagtcacaaactgtaaggctggaggtgatgtcctggtagtcagtaaatgtagggctgatagtgctgtcctgggagacagtaatggtgaagctggaggtgctgtcctgggagacagtaatggtgaagctggagatactgtcctgggagacagtaatggtgaagctggaggtgctgtcctgggagacagaaatggtgaagctggagatactgtcctggtagacagtaatggtgaagctggagattttgtccaggtagtcgggaattatacgcaggaaggaatacatataaatgacctcatagaggacaggagccatagtagggaaacaagtgtagtcaaagataagataaaaccaatattgcaaaccagaaataccgcaggaaatagcaaacaagaggactccaatagcaatagtgaggataaattaccaaaaacaactggtgggagctccattgttggtgctaaggaggataggaataagacagggaaacatgcaccaacagggaatacagtcacagaaacccaaggcaaacggaaaccaagcctgtgcacatactatgcacttggtatctgctggcatgggaaatctggaaaaacagatgggacatgcaactatgaccaccctagaaaatgtcatgcccatatgacaacaggaaaatgcaaactcccttcctgtaagctttttcaccctgaaatgtgtacctcttcagtacaggaaagactgtgctataacttaaattgccaggcataccatctaaaggggacaaaaagatacaaaacatccaggccatgggaaaacctgggtagccacagccactcaagagggagaggttttttagtgccaggaaggaaaaaaaactggcaggaaatggcagaaatcgtacaccaaatccagtcattcctggagtggaaccacagtcgatggcctccactccaaaccaacagatacagatactaatgccggaaaaaaaatcccccccccagtaccaacaataccaccagtccgataacattcttctttgcaaatatacagggtctaaagccagcaataaacaacaaaatacctttcatccgtggactgcttgcagaggcaaaggcaatgttcgcggctttcactgagacccacataaaggatcacttggacaacgaaatatggatcccaggttacaacctatacagatgtgacagagtgaacaggcaaaaggggggggttggcctgtacattgcagagtcacttgtttgcacagaactgcttaatgcctcaaatgacgtagtggaagttttagcagtaaaggtcgagaaccaaaacctagtcattgtggtagtctacaagcctccggatgcaacatcccagcaattccacgaacagctgttaaaaattgaccactgtctggaaaatcttccagctcctgcacccaacatcttgctcctgggggatttcaacttaaggcacctaaaatggaggaatatagcaaataatattgttgcagtaataacaccaggaggcagctctgatgaaaactcacactcacacgagcttttaaatctctgcacaaaattcaatttaaaccagcaaataatagagcctactagactggagaatacactagacctcatcttcactaacaatgatgatctgataagaaatgtcaccatatcaaaaacaatatactcagatcacaacataattgaggttcagacatgtatgcgtggagcctcagaccgacaaaatgagactagtcacgagggagcattcaccaaatacaacttcaataacaaaaacataaagtgggaccaagtaaaccaagtcctaaccgatataagctgggaagatatactaagcaacacagacccaaacttatgcctagaacagattaactcggtggcactcgatgtatgcacaaggcttattcctctaagaaaaaggaggagtagatgtaaaatagaaagagacaggcgctccctttacaggcgacggaaaagaataacagagcggctaaaagaggtcaatatatcagaaatgcgcagggagacactggtcagagaaatagcaagcatcgaacttaagctaaaagaatcctttaggagtcaggaatcgcgggaagaactaaaagccataaatgaaatcgaaagaaacccaaagtatttcttctcctatgccaaatcaaaatcgagaacaacgtccagtattgggcccctacttaaacaagatgggtcctacacagatgacagcaaggaaatgagtgagctactcaagtcccaatatgactcagtttttagcaagccgctaaccagactgagagtcgaagatcaaaatgaattttttatgagagagccacaaaatttgattaacacaagcctatccgatgttatcctgacgccaaatgacttcgaacaggcgataaatgacatgcccatgcactctgccccagggccagactcatggaactctgtgttcatcaagaactgcaagaagcccctatcacgagccttttccatcctatggagagggagcatggacacgggggtcgtccctcagttactaaaaacaacagacatagccccactccacaaagggggcagtaaagcaacagcaaagaactacagaccaatagcactaacatcccatatcataaaaatctttgaaagggtcctaagaagcaagatcaccacccatctagaaacccatcagttacacaacccagggcaacatgggtttagaacaggtcgctcctgtctgtctcaactactggatcactacgacaaggtcctaaatgcactagaagacaaaaagaatgcagatgtaatatatacagactttgcaaaagccttcgacaagtgtgaccatggcgtaatagcgcacaaaatgcgcgctaaaggaataacaggaaaagttggtcgatggatctataatttcctcactaacag harbors:
- the LOC138854154 gene encoding uncharacterized protein, encoding MTYKENVYMCDALGGFVPIPNNLSDVTAIVSGALESRPDCQQMWLNIEDVAQEGVWHYHDSGQVAMDIPWAIDEPNGLYYENCGGIEAEGVVDADCQTPRCLCCAVEHDVILTMRGSCETLAHDMNYMMSFENDHRVFVGYGDYKILHNGTHWIWLNHQLNQTVAYLLPSTSHYPMGRQMWQLQRPVCDQKSGDSRRLLLSVCDEGEYTCDDGTCIILDHRCDLKYDCRDKSDEADCLLVRLPQDYKVGPGKVYVENCIYLNVSLTSVAPRLLRERGSCEALEVRGMVTVGNLRVDTSEMILKVAFNLTLVWKEPRATYLNLKADSRLNPVEGSVREVWRPSVVLFNTVDAAPVTAPTLTYVLRQGSHTGTDNSVPEEDYNLKIRNVTVRVPLARRDGYAVISIYVPSLTMLVIGYLTLFFVRDNFEVRVMTSLTSLLVMATLFTQVAASLPKTSYFKLVDIWLLFCIFSTFFIIVFHIIIDLLLKEVKTQNYTPANRSSEKMLPLPEKIFLPRIGREQRSRQHQQEDHWQLQQPLSRNKPTLHKPTRSQIQEDVPEYTMLSRRSRNSLSYRKKALVLRRCKFGVSLKTAEMFAKVFMMVVFLIFNVVYWMIAYVA